Proteins from a genomic interval of Daphnia pulex isolate KAP4 chromosome 4, ASM2113471v1:
- the LOC124193029 gene encoding RAC serine/threonine-protein kinase-like → MAESAVPAKSPAIIKEGWLLKRGEHIKNWRQRYFVLLDDGSLLGFKHKPEPSIGLAEPLNNFTVKGCQIMKADRPKPFTFHIRGLQWTTVIERTFHVESEKEREEWMVAIEHVAARLHTDTDSTDVDMPAVSEENDLKNSSSPSSLSNKMVSSPMDSGNDEFQMKFLITGTSNRPHHSGKKKVTLENFEFIKMLGKGTFGKVILCREKGTGHLFAIKILKKEVIIAKDEVAHTLTENRVLQTTNHPFLIALKYSFQTAERLCFVMEYVNGGELFFHLSRERIFSEDRTRFYGAEIVSALGYLHEQGIIYRDLKLENLLLDKDGHIKIADFGLCKEDITYGRTTKTFCGTPEYLAPEVLEDNDYGRAVDWWGLGVVMYELMCGRLPFYDRDHDVLFERILLEEVRFPRTLSQEAKELLGGLLAKDPQKRLGGGPEDYKEITQHPFFLPISWTDLEQRKIPPPFKPQVVSETDTRYFESEFTGESVELTPPDPGPLHSISEEVEPPCYFEKFSYCPEASSTLGSNTSLTHAALG, encoded by the exons ATGGCTGAGTCTGCAGTGCCAGCAAAATCTCCTGCCATTATTAAGGAGGGCTGGCTACTAAAAAGAG GTGAACACATAAAAAACTGGCGTCAAAGATATTTTGTGCTGCTAGATGATGGATCATTACTTGGATTCAAGCACAAGCCTGAACCAAGCATTGGGCTTGCCGAACCACTCAATAATTTCACTGTAAAAGGATGCCAAATTATGAAAGCT GACCGCCCAAAACCATTTACTTTCCATATTCGTGGTCTTCAGTGGACAACTGTAATTGAAAGAACTTTTCATGTTgagtcagaaaaagaaag GGAAGAATGGATGGTCGCTATAGAGCATGTGGCTGCGCGACTTCATACAGATACAGATAGTACCGACGTAGATATGCCAGCTGTATCCGAAGAAAACGATCTGAAAAACTCTTCGTCACCCTCGTCCCTGTCcaataaaatggtttcttcgCCGATGGATTCAGGGAatgatgaatttcaaatgaaatttctcatAACTGGAACCTCTAATCGACCCCATCattcaggaaaaaagaaagtg ActttggaaaattttgaatttatcaaAATGTTGGGCAAAGGCACGTTCGGAAAAGTCATTCTTTGCCGAGAAAAAGGCACTGGGCACTTATTCGCCATAAAAATCCTGAAAAAGGAAGTCATTATTGCGAAAGATGAAGTTGCCCATACGCTGACGGAAAACCGCGTACTGCAAACCACCAACCATCCTTTCTTGATT GCGTTGAAATATTCCTTTCAAACCGCTGAAAGACTGTGTTTCGTAATGGAATACGTCAACGGAGGCGAACTGTTTTTCCATCTTTCGCGCGAGAGAATTTTCTCTGAAGACAGGACGCGATTTTATGGAGCGGAAATTGTTTCGGCGCTCGGTTATCTACACGAGCAGGGAATCATCTACAGAGATCTTAAA CTGGAAAATTTGTTACTCGACAAAGATGGGCACATCAAAATAGCCGACTTTGGACTTTGCAAAGAGGACATCACTTACGGGCGGACGACCAAGACGTTTTGTGGAACACCGGAATATCTAGCGCCCGAAGTGCTCGAAGACAATGACTACGGAAGGGCAGTCGACTGGTGGGGTTTAGGCGTCGTCATGTACGAGCTCATGTGCGGCCGTCTTCCTTTTTACGACCGTGACCACGACGTTCTCTTTGAACGCATTCTCTTGGAGGAAGTTCGATTCCCCCGAACTCTTTCCCAGGAAGCCAAGGAACTTCTCGGTGGTTTGTTAGCTAAAGATCCTCAAAAGCGTTTGGGAGGCGGCCCTGAAGATTATAAAGAAATCACTCAACATCCATTCTTCTTGCCAATCTCTTGGACGGACCTCGAGCAGCGAAAG ATTCCACCGCCGTTCAAGCCGCAGGTGGTGAGTGAAACAGACACTCGGTATTTCGAATCGGAATTTACTGGCGAGTCGGTGGAATTGACTCCACCGGATCCCGGGCCGCTCCACAGCATCAGCGAGGAAGTGGAACCGCCTTGctactttgaaaaattttcgtaCTGCCCCGAAGCCAGTTCCACTTTAGGTTCCAACACGTCGCTCACGCACGCGGCTCTCGGCTAG
- the LOC124193027 gene encoding serine/arginine repetitive matrix protein 2-like, which translates to MANKTARQKKLGPAPFASFEDSFDDLSSPESKGYQPMPEICEERYQQTDNINDVSASTSTAQTPTTPRIDVEQASSPSQGESGDSTPERELFGLDMAADNVTSAFLEGAADVDLRSSGAEGMGIPYSADSNTKGRLSRNSSLLATGGKSASVGRSGQASSNVAEAPPGNPLERRGSMGTRNNQHATDPFVFPCRETRLSSISSNVSATSGMSFLSAFSGRRSPSPHRMQLETSFCGPKTLAAAAAKEAEEEEELLEFEASRRPSLLNPNTWLGDGSSSRCASPIGTPSSPGCMRAFMFKYATEPRSRPTSPMGWSAPSPAASLNPANSEFAGPSARWLASPRCQRRSSSPHRTLVETSFCGQMQMKVPADDDVAPRGPSPMPSLGSLLSIQPVKYATEPRSRPASPTANKSILNLMPITAAGSRRGSQSLPGGNRCASPMIETSFCGPKHLARRDSKEDAAAAAAPSPVPSTRAPSSLSTRPSEAGGPEGSIGLRPIKYATEPRSRPASPVPSAHHHQPIVTAASISRSESPILINRTARSPSPHRMRVETSFIGAQQVRQDSVAGANYLPAAVDHNVTEVSIHPLPVKYATEPRSRPVSPCGTMLSHHCPTPDRDRRPMRSPSPMIVETSFCGSKLAVEDDDNTPLSRPAIHPKDVDPPASSSQPTMSVKYTTEPRSRPSSPSLRLLSNHSTPVPDRRVNRSPSPHRMLVETSFCGAKQIPRQESQVLEAIQLVEAALQRRKKDDDDDEDQLSNSSCSVSDMPAIMRNHLEENKTTQSNSSSSSLMGATDENKQTVDFATHWPDQVVSEFEATWPVHHLSTFELSPEKKKSRSSSEDTASPPSQHSNGHIASMLASNKAASTVAASPNPVRPGRHMPKPVACPKPPQSFIPQSDSSAQSSPLASPALSRRFESASPSPSSPFPSRRTSLGSTLRSNQGAEEAQTDQQPSTANRELSSWAKSAKGGDSSDDSPAHHSQPERTDSRKDGHKGRSVLSVLFGKRSGKSSKLKDQQPELEAVDEKLSMASSAGRPNGQESGSRMLSLPLPSRDSSPGRSLGDSGDDLDEGDAGFQHQVLDTGNESGDNLVESEDSAIPSGSSIQPRKEEISFFHQQDSIEEELPFVPTTLPIERPIAPVITPVRMRISELKTTPIQRPRCSVSFGPSSINDYVKIARTDSIAAAGDDPSSGGVAALVIPKIKVSLPKPEREESVDDLIAASASTVAVPAVKVTVGSVCSNWEAFSEQVFISQKRFQHQATTSVDDAPAENQPPPPQQPTKSSQQWINVEEIPEPVKEAKAIKVMVNNKAKNNQESTLVVQANKPDEATDTRLELEEEEEEEEDPEKINLVLPVRKDSVSSETALLREIEETEMEEDRSPPPDDDEASVSIRQRISQSSSLAELDNNLDDMEANVLAQSNLLSVAPFGMDLDVHSNRSSVVAPSEEIPSSSPEEESSISTE; encoded by the exons ATGGCTAACAAGACAGCACGTCAAAAGAAACTAGGGCCGGCTCCGTTCGCCTCCTTTGAGGACTCTTTTGACGATCTGTCCAGTCCCGAATCGAAAGGCTACCAGCCCATGCCGGAAATTTGCGAGGAGCGCTACCAGCAGACGGACAACATCAACGACGTTTCGGCCTCCACTTCAACAGCACAAACGCCGACGACGCCCAGGATCGACGTCGAACAGGCCAGTAGTCCATCGCAGGGTGAAAGTGGCGACTCGACTCCCGAGAGGGAGCTTTTCGGCCTGGACATGGCCGCCGACAATGTGACATCGGCCTTCCTGGAAGGAGCGGCCGATGTCGATCTCCGATCATCCGGTGCCGAAGGAATGGGCATCCCGTACTCGGCCGATTCCAATACCAAGGGAAGACTTTCCAGGAACTCGTCGCTCCTGGCAACAGGAGGCAAATCGGCCTCAGTTGGCAGGAGTGGACAAGCGTCCAGCAACGTCGCCGAGGCGCCGCCCGGCAACCCACTGGAACGGAGGGGGTCCATGGGGACGAGAAACAACCAGCACGCCACCGATCCTTTCGTATTCCCGTGCCGGGAAACGAGACTGTCTTCCATCTCATCCAACGTGTCGGCAACGTCCGGCATGTCGTTTCTCTCGGCCTTTTCGGGCCGCCGCTCGCCGTCGCCGCATCGAATGCAGCTGGAAACTTCCTTCTGCGGACCCAAGACCCTGGCGGCCGCTGCGGCCAAAGaggccgaagaagaagaagagcttttAGAATTCGAGGCGTCGCGACGCCCGTCTCTGTTGAATCCAAACACTTGGCTGGGAGACGGGTCGTCCAGCAGATGCGCTTCGCCAATCGGTACTCCTTCATCGCCCGGCTGCATGCGGGCCTTTATGTTCAAGTACGCCACAGAGCCTCGGTCGCGGCCGACCAGTCCAATGGGCTGGTCGGCTCCGTCGCCGGCAGCCAGTCTCAACCCGGCCAACAGTGAATTCGCCGGCCCGTCTGCCCGGTGGTTGGCCTCACCCAGATGCCAGCGACGCTCATCTTCGCCTCATCGGACCCTGGTCGAAACTTCGTTCTGCGGCCAAATGCAAATGAAAGTGCCTGCTGATGACGATGTGGCGCCCAGGGGGCCTAGCCCTATGCCCAGTCTTGGCTCACTTCTCTCCATCCAACCCGTCAAATACGCCACGGAGCCTCGATCCAGGCCGGCTAGTcccaccgccaacaagagcattttgaatttgatgccCATAACGGCCGCTGGTTCTCGACGCGGGTCTCAATCGTTGCCGGGCGGGAATCGCTGTGCATCTCCGATGATCGAGACGTCCTTTTGCGGTCCGAAACATTTGGCCAGACGGGACAGCAAAGAAgatgctgcagcagcagcagcacccagTCCGGTTCCGTCGACTAGAGCTCCTAGCAGCTTATCGACAAGGCCTTCAGAGGCCGGTGGCCCGGAAGGATCGATTGGTTTGAGGCCCATCAAATACGCGACTGAGCCTCGCTCTAGGCCGGCTAGTCCCGTTCCGTCTgcgcaccaccaccagcccaTCGTCACAGCAGCTTCCATTTCTCGTAGTGAATCGCCGATTTTAATCAACCGGACGGCCAGATCCCCTTCGCCGCATCGCATGAGGGTCGAGACTTCCTTCATCGGAGCCCAGCAAGTCCGTCAGGATTCGGTGGCAGGAGCCAATTACTTGCCGGCGGCCGTCGACCATAACGTCACTGAAGTTTCCATTCACCCGCTGCCAGTCAAGTACGCCACCGAGCCTCGATCTCGCCCAGTCAGTCCTTGCGGCACAATGTTGAGTCATCATTGCCCGACTCCCGATCGGGATCGACGGCCCATGCGATCCCCTTCGCCGATGATTGTCGAGACCTCATTCTGCGGATCTAAACTGGCCGTAGAGGACGACGACAACACTCCACTTTCACGTCCAGCTATTCATCCAAAAGACGTCGATCcgccggccagcagcagtcagCCGACCATGTCTGTTAAATACACAACGGAGCCCAGATCGCGGCCCAGCAGTCCCAGCCTGCGATTGTTGAGCAACCACTCGACTCCAGTGCCCGACCGTCGCGTCAACCGATCGCCTTCGCCTCATCGGATGCTGGTCGAAACGTCGTTCTGCGGAGCCAAACAAATCCCCCGCCAGGAAAGTCAAGTCCTCGAGGCCATCCAGCTGGTCGAAGCCGCTCTGCAAAGACGGaaaaaggacgacgacgacgacgaggaccAATTATCCAATTCCTCCTGTTCCGTCTCCGACATGCCGGCCATAATGCGCAATCATCTGGAGGAGAATAAGACGACGCAGAGTAACAGCTCGTCGTCCAGCCTGATGGGAGCGACGGACGAGAATAAGCAGACGGTCGATTTTGCCACCCATTGGCCGGACCAAGTTGTGTCCGAGTTCGAAGCCACTTGGCCGGTTCATCATTTGTCGACGTTTGAATTGTCgccggagaagaaaaagtccagGTCCTCCTCAGAGGACACGGCCAGCCCGCCTTCACAGCACAGCAATGGACATATCGCATCAATGCTGGCCAGCAATAAGGCAGCCTCGACGGTCGCCGCCTCGCCAAATCCGGTCCGTCCGGGCCGTCACATGCCCAAACCGGTGGCCTGTCCCAAGCCACCTCAGAGTTTCATTCCTCAATCCGATTCGTCTGCCCAGAGTTCACCTTTAGCCTCTCCGGCTCTTTCGAGACGTTTCGAATCGGCTTCACCGTCACCGTCGTCTCCGTTCCCGAGCCGGCGGACGTCGCTGGGCAGCACTTTGAGATCGAATCAAGGAGCCGAAGAAGCCCAAACGGATCAGCAACCATCAACGGCTAATCGTGAATTGAGCAGTTGGGCCAAATCGGCTAAAGGCGGAGACTCTTCCGACGACAGTCCAGCACATCATTCGCAACCGGAAAGGACGGACAGCAGGAAAGACGGACACAAAGGCCGCAGCGTTCTTTCCGTGCTATTTGGCAAGCGGAGTGGAAAGAGCAGCAAGTTAAAAGACCAGCAACCAGAACTCGAAGCTGTCGACGAGAAATTGTCAATGGCGTCGTCGGCTGGCCGTCCAAACGGCCAAGAATCCGGAAGTCGAATGTTGAGTCTGCCATTGCCTTCGCGCGATTCGTCACCCGGCCGATCGCTGGGAGATTCCGGCGACGATTTGGACGAAGGCGATGCTGGATTCCAGCACCAAGTTTTGGATACGGGAAACGAGTCGGGCGATAATCTGGTGGAATCGGAAGATTCCGCCATTCCGTCGGGTTCATCGATTCAACCTcgcaaagaagaaatcagTTTCTTCCATCAACAGGATTCGATCGAGGAGGAGTTGCCGTTCGTTCCGACAACTTTGCCAATCGAACGCCCTATCGCTCCGGTCATTACGCCCGTCCGGATGAGAATAAGCGAGCTGAAAACAACGCCCATCCAGCGACCCCGTTGTTCCGTTTCTTTCGGACCGAGTTCCATCAACGATTACGTCAAAATCGCCAGAACGGACAGCATCGCCGCAGCCGGAGATGATCCATCGTCGGGAGGAGTAGCAGCTCTGGTGATTCCCAAAATCAAAGTTTCGTTACCGAAACCGGAACGGGAGGAATCCGTGGACGATTTAATAGCTGCATCAGCTTCGACTGTGGCCGTCCCAGCTGTCAAAGTGACGGTGGGCAGCGTCTGTAGCAACTGGGAGGCGTTCTCCGAAcaggtttttatttcacaGAAGCGTTTCCAACATCAGGCGACGACGAGTGTTGACGATGCGCCAGCAGAGAatcagccgccgccgccgcaacaGCCCACCAAATCCAGTCAGCAATGGATCAACGTGGAAGAGATTCCCGAACCTGTCAAAGAAGCCAAAGCCATCAAAGTGATGGTGAATAATAAAGCCAAAAATAACCAAGAGTCAACTCTGGTGGTTCAAGCGAATAAGCCGGATGAAGCGACTGACACAAGACTagagctggaagaagaagaagaagaagaggaggatcCGGAGAAGATAAATCTAGTCCTACCAGTTCGGAAGGATTCCGTCAGCAGTGAGACGGCGCTTCTGAGAGAGATCGAAGAAACTGAAATGGAAGAGGATCGATCGCCTCCGCCAGACGATGACGAGGCATCCGTTTCAATTCGCCAAAGAATCTCCCAGTCGAG TTCTCTGGCCGAATTGGATAACAACCTGGACGACATGGAAGCCAACGTTCTGGCACAGTCCAATTTGCTCTCGGTTGCTCCATTTGGCATGGATTTGGACGTTCACAGTAACCGAAGTTCAGTCGTAGCTCCG AGTGAAGAAATACCTAGCAGCAGTCCGGAAGAAGAGTCATCCATATCAACCGAGTAG
- the LOC124193030 gene encoding angio-associated migratory cell protein-like translates to MHVLGIFRQHRQYHMGETNTPPVSPRDQEPNDSDEEIVGNQNEDEDFEVIEVYEEDIENEEGAEGEDGENEAEGEDGMEELDIPDDALLTFKQHTGSVFCCSFEPKESKLVVSGGEDDKAYVWNITDGQVLFECTNHQDSVTCALFSHDGCYVATADMAGLIQVWKVATKSVVWTFETGDLTWIDWHPASHILFAGTDAGDTWMWKIPSGDCKTLPGHGERNECGKILPDGRRIAVGYVDGSVKVFDLKTLAVLQHSNGGQTHTNGVSSIDCHRDNNLIVSGSFDSTAKLYNSQTGKLLCTLSCVGVGGSEDQSSVEAVSFCPETSVNLVVTGTLSGKISCWDIPTQIERQSYDQSAGVVKLVWHPKHTHLLFSAGLDGVVRLIDSRSGTLVREYRGHTADLLDISVSFDGYHLVTSSDDQTCRVFEVNVDH, encoded by the exons ATG CACGTGCTTGGAATATTTCGTCAACATCGTCAATATCA CATGGGTGAAACCAATACCCCTCCTGTTTCTCCACGTGATCAAGAGCCCAATGATTCTGATGAAGAAATTGTCGGAAACCAGAACGAAGATGAAGACTTTGAAGTGATTGAAGTCTATGAAGAAgatattgaaaatgaagaggGAGCAGAAGGTGAGGATGGTGAAAATGAAGCAGAAGGTGAAGATGGAATGGAAGAACTAGACATACCCGATGATGCTTTATTAACATTCAAGCAACATACTG GTTCagtgttttgttgttctttcgaACCCAAGGAAAGTAAACTGGTTGTGTCGGGTGGAGAGGACGACAAAGCATATGTGTGGAATATCACAGATGGCCAGGTTCTTTTTGAATGTACAAATCATCAAGACTCTGTCACCTGCGCACTTTTTAGTCATGACGGTTGCTACGTCGCCACAGCTGATATGGCCGGCTTAATCCAAGTTTGGAAGGTGGCAACCAAATCTGTCGTTTGGACATTTGAAACGGGAGATTTAACT tgGATAGATTGGCACCCAGCATCCCATATTTTATTTGCTGGTACTGACGCAGGAGACACTTGGATGTGGAAAATTCCGTCTGGAGATTGTAAAACTTTACCCGGTCATGGAGAGAGGAACGAATGTGGCAAAATTCTTCCAGATG GTAGGCGGATAGCTGTTGGCTACGTTGACGGTTCGGTGAAAGTGTTTGATTTGAAAACCTTGGCTGTTCTTCAGCACTCAAATGGAGGACAAACTCACACGAATGGTGTTTCCTCGATCGATTGTCATCGCGACAATAACTTGATTGTCTCCGGATCTTTTGATTCTACAGCCAAACTATACAACAGTCAAACTGGCAAA CTTTTGTGCACCTTGTCCTGCGTGGGCGTTGGTGGTTCTGAAGATCAGAGCTCAGTCGAAGCAGTTTCGTTTTGTCCTGAAACATCCGTGAACCTCGTCGTCACAGGCACGCTGAGCGGGAAAATCAGTTGTTGGGACATACCAACTCAAATCGAAAGGCAGTCGTACGATCAGTCAGCAGGAGTCGTGAAGCTCGTGTGGCATCCCAAACACACGCATCTACTCTTCTCCGCTGGTCTGGACGGCGTGGTCCGTTTGATTGACTCTAGAAGTGGTACCCTGGTGCGCGAGTACAGAGGCCACACGGCCGACCTATTAGACATTTCCGTGTCCTT CGATGGTTACCATCTGGTTACGTCGTCGGACGACCAAACTTGTCGAGTATTTGAAGTGAACGTTGACCATTGA
- the LOC124193031 gene encoding serotriflin-like yields MMMMTTTTDKVTCRTAAYVAIFLVSLSTLHSASAWRNDRRPKFFGDKVPVKMLNPVHQSTQKKIVMYHNFFRSRVHPPAADMLAMTWHAEAARDAQRWADQCQFLIHDNVTGRWVDDFGSCGQNIFVSTHQVPWMFATKTWFLEKHNFTYGSPQNNLFEVGHYTQMVWAATHKVGCGFTKCPYRPDKRSRATKRSGGRSAIKHPKYFYNYVCNYCPIGNYMERLGRPYKKGPSCGRCKGSCKLRKLCTNSCSYADLWVNCRELNTTWNQWLCHNNSKEGLDRKKHCRATCECTGKIYTQLGRIKA; encoded by the exons atgatgatgatgacgacgacgacggataAAGTGACGTGCCGGACGGCCGCCTACGTCGCCATCTTCCTCGTCTCCCTGTCGACCCTACACTCGGCAAGCGCTTGGCGCAACGACCGCC GGCCGAAATTCTTTGGAGACAAAGTGCCAGTGAAAATGCTGAACCCCGTACACCAAAGTACACAGAAGAAGATCGTGATGTATCACAATTTCTTCCGATCACGAGTCCATCCTCCCGCCGCTGACATGCTGGCCATG ACTTGGCATGCCGAAGCCGCCAGAGACGCGCAGCGCTGGGCGGACCAGTGCCAATTTCTGATCCACGACAATGTCACCGGACGATGGGTCGATGACTTTGGATCTTGCGGGCAAAACATTTTCGTATCCACTCATCAAGTTCCATG GATGTTTGCCACCAAAACGTGGTTCCTGGAAAAGCACAACTTTACGTACGGCTCGCCGCAGAACAATCTCTTCGAGGTCGGCCACTACACGCAAATGGTGTGGGCGGCGACTCACAAAGTCGGATGCGGATTCACCAAATGTCCGTACCGGCCCGACAAACGCTCCAGGGCGACTAAGCGCTCCGGCGGACGATCGGCCATCAAACATCCGAAATACTTTTACAACTACGTCTGCAATTATTGCCCCAT AGGCAACTACATGGAACGTCTGGGCCGTCCTTACAAGAAGGGTCCGTCGTGCGGCCGCTGCAAAGGCTCGTGCAAACTGCGCAAGCTCTGCACCAATTCGTGTTCGTACGCCGATTTGTGGGTCAATTGTCGTGAGCTCAACACCACGTGGAATCAGTGGCTCTGCCACAACAATTCCAAAGAAGGACTCGACAGGAAAAAACACTGTCGGGCCACTTGTGAGTGCACCGGTAAAATCTACACGCAGCTCGGACGCATCAAAGCGTAA